Proteins encoded together in one Triticum dicoccoides isolate Atlit2015 ecotype Zavitan chromosome 7B, WEW_v2.0, whole genome shotgun sequence window:
- the LOC119340241 gene encoding glycine--tRNA ligase, mitochondrial 1-like codes for MVFMRFHPQLIASSLFRAPKPSRTLTPQPLAAAAAAARRRSLTATLSFSSSSSMAGAAPSEEALRRALAERQTAVDAQAEAVRSLKASGAKEGVDAAVEALKALKIEAGAAARRLQAAVGSGGGAAREEMRQTVVNTLERKLFYIPSFKIYRGVAGLYDYGPPGCAVKSNVLAFWRQHFVLEENMLEVDCPCVTPEVVLKASGHVEKFTDLMVKDEKTGTCYRADHLLKDFCKDKLEKDLTLSPETAAEFKRVLAVLDDLSTEELGAKIKEYGIVAPDTKNPLSAPYPFNLMFQTSIGPTGLSVGYMRPETAQGIFVNFKDLYYYNGQKLPFAAAQIGQAFRNEISPRQGLLRVREFTLAEIEHFVDPEDKSHPKFVDVADLEFLMFPRELQLSGESSKLTKLAEAVLKGTVNNETLGYFIGRVYLFLTRLGIDKSRLRFRQHLPNEMAHYAADCWDAEIECSYGWIECVGIADRSAYDLKAHSEKSGVPLVAHEKFSKPREVEKLFIVPSKKDLGLAFKGNQKMVVEALEAMSEKEAMDMKTALESKGETNFQVCTLGKDVVITKKMVSISMEKKLEHQRVFTPSVVEPSFGIGRIIYCLFEHSFYTRPSKSEEEQLNVFRFPPIVAPIKCTVFPLVKNQEFDGAAKVLAKELTAAGISHIIDTTGISIGRRYARTDEIGVPFAVTVDSATEVTIRERDSKQQVRVGIDEVASVVKELTEGQSTWTDISFKYPSHIGPQGDQE; via the exons ATGGTGTTTATGCGATTCCACCCCCAGCTTATCGCCTCCTCCCTCTTCCGAGCCCCTAAACCCAGCAGAACCCTAACCCCacagcccctcgccgccgccgccgccgccgcgcgccgccgctccCTCACCGcgaccctctctttctcctcctcctcctccatggccgGGGCAGCACCCTCGGAGGAAGCGCTCCGCCGGGCGCTGGCGGAGAGGCAGACGGCAGTGGACGCGCAGGCCGAGGCCGTGCGGTCACTCAAGGCCTCCGGTGCCAAGGAGGGCGTCGACGCGGCGGTCGAGGCGCTGAAGGCGCTGAAGATCGAGGCTGGCGCGGCCGCGCGCAGGCTGCAAGCCGCCGTcgggtccggcggcggcgccgCGCGGGAGGAGATGCGGCAGACAGTGGTGAACACCCTCGAGCGGAAGCTCTTCTACATACCTTCGTTCAAGATCTACCGCGGCGTCGCTGGCCTGTACGACTACGGGCCGCCCGGGTGTGCGGTCAAGTCCAACGTCCTGGCCTTCTGGAGGCAG CATTTTGTTCTGGAGGAGAATATGTTGGAGGTTGACTGCCCCTGTGTGACACCTGAGGTTGTCTTAAAGGCATCAGGGCATGTCGAGAAGTTCACCGACCTCATGGTTAAGGATGAGAAGACAGGCACATGCTATCGTGCTGATCACCTGTTGAAAGATTTTTGCAAGGACAAGCTTGAGAAGGATCTCACCTTATCCCCTGAGACGGCTGCCGAGTTTAAGCGCGTCCTTGCTGTGTTAGATGACCTCTCAACAGAGGAACTCGGTGCAAAGATCAAGGAATATGGCATTGTTGCCCCTGATACAAAGAACCCACTCTCTGCTCCCTACCCATTCAATCTTATGTTCCAGACATCAATTGGCCCAACAGGTCTTAGCGTGGG GTATATGAGGCCAGAGACTGCACAGGGTATTTTTGTCAACTTCAAGGACTTGTACTACTACAATGGCCAAAAGCTTCCCTTTGCAGCAGCTCAAATTGGTCAAGCATTCCGCAACGAG ATCTCTCCACGTCAAGGTCTTCTACGAGTGCGTGAATTCACATTGGCCGAGATTGAGCACTTCGTAGATCCTGAGGATAAGTCACATCCCAAGTTTGTTGATGTTGCTGATTTGGAGTTCTTGATGTTTCCGAGAGAGCTGCAGCTCTCAGGGGAGTCATCCAAGTTAACGAAGCTTGCAGAAGCAGTTTTGAAG GGAACTGTTAATAATGAGACACTTGGTTACTTTATTGGAAGGGTCTATCTTTTCCTGACACGTTTGGGAATTGATAAGAGCCGATTGCGCTTCAGACAGCATCTACCTAATGAGATGGCTCATTATGCTGCTGACTGCTGGGATGCAGAGATTGAGTGTTCTTATGGATGGATAGAGTGTGTGGGCATTGCAGATAGATCTGCATATGATTTAAAAGCTCATTCT GAGAAAAGTGGCGTTCCACTTGTTGCTCATGAAAAGTTTTCAAAGCCTAGAGAAGTTGAG AAACTTTTTATCGTGCCCTCAAAGAAAGACCTAGGGCTTGCTTTCAAGGGCAATCAGAAGATGGTGGTTGAAGCATTGGAG GCTATGAGTGAGAAGGAAGCAATGGACATGAAGACTGCATTGGAATCTAAGGGGGAGACGAACTTCCAAGTTTGCACACTTGGAAAGGACGTGGTGATTACAAAGAAAATGGTATCGATCAGTATGGAGAAGAAGCTGGAGCACCAGCGAGTCTTCACCCCTTCAGTTGTTGAGCCCTCATTTGGCATAGGGAGGATAATCTATTGTCTGTTTGAGCATTCCTTCTACACAAGACCTAGCAAATCAGAAGAGGAGCAGCTGAATGTCTTCCGGTTCCCTCCTATCGTGGCTCCTATCAAGTGCACTGTGTTCCCGCTGGTAAAGAATCAAGAGTTTGATGGTGCCGCCAAAGTGCTTGCTAAAGAATTAACAGCTGCAGGCATCTCACACATTATTGACACGACTG GCATTTCTATCGGGAGGAGGTACGCAAGAACGGACGAGATAGGTGTTCCTTTTGCAGTAACGGTTGATTCTGCAACAGAGGTGACGATCCGAGAGAGGGACAGCAAACAGCAGGTGAGGGTGGGCATCGACGAGGTGGCATCCGTGGTGAAGGAGCTGACAGAAGGCCAAAGCACCTGGACCGATATTTCATTCAAGTATCCCAGTCATATTGGCCCCCAAGGTGACCAGGAGTGA
- the LOC119341214 gene encoding UPF0481 protein At3g47200-like translates to MDPAAQPLLATAEHDHEADGRITVVPGNGNKHAEDEDEEAEEMSTATQSRLEESGTASAGAGDEADEEMASRMQRRLDALPGKPHESEPFTIFRVAGPMRDRNRHLYEPQMVSVGPFHRGAARLRAMEEHKWRYLRDLLARGHAPLASYARAARALEPAARRRYAEPTDDLLTPRDFAEMLLLDGCFIVEFFLKGEDGAADALIDAAWAMQNVYSDLFLLENQLPFFVLERFYAIATGGRGRDHLVTSLLAKYLTVETPQDAATARPPDGEILHLLHLYYHWFLPPQDEDAAVPPAGGDSNKIAEEEEAFNEWLAKPMDERLPWVLPSASELEDAGVTFRAKKSPRSLVDVTFRARDGVLEIPAVESYTNRAMFANLLAYEQSRGRWELQRLMSYVVLMASVASHGRRDVEILQRAGVFVKGDEETAAFYAHLGELCGGAAAGTPGVANNCYADMFRDVRGYCGRSWNRHRAVLAHDYFSNPWTSMSAAAAVLLLILTVVQTVYTVLPYYHQ, encoded by the coding sequence ATGGACCCCGCGGCCCAGCCACTGCTCGCCACGGCGGAGCACGACCACGAGGCTGACGGGCGCATCACCGTCGTGCCCGGGAACGGAAACAAAcacgccgaggacgaggacgaagaaGCGGAGGAGATGTCCACGGCCACGCAGAGCCGGCTGGAGGAGAGCGGCACAGCCTCGGctggcgccggcgacgaggcggacGAAGAGATGGCATCGCGCATGCAGCGCCGCCTGGACGCTCTTCCGGGGAAGCCTCACGAGAGCGAGCCCTTCACCATCTTCCGAGTGGCGGGGCCCATGCGCGACCGCAACCGCCACCTCTACGAGCCGCAGATGGTCTCCGTCGGCCCCTTCCACCGGGGCGCTGCCCGCCTCCGCGCCATGGAGGAGCACAAGTGGCGCTACCTCCGCGACCTCCTCGCGCGGGGCCACGCGCCGCTCGCGTCCTACGCCCGCGCCGCGCGGGCCCTCGAGCCCGCTGCGCGCCGCCGCTACGCCGAGCCCACCGATGACCTCCTCACGCCGCGGGACTTCGCCGAGATGCTGCTCCTCGACGGCTGTTTCATCGTCGAGTTCTTCCTCAAGGGCGAGGACGGCGCCGCCGACGCGCTCATCGACGCCGCCTGGGCCATGCAGAACGTCTACAGCGACCTCTTCCTCCTCGAGAACCAGCTCCCCTTCTTCGTCCTCGAGCGCTTCTACGCCATCGCCACCGGCGGCCGAGGCCGCGACCACCTCGTCACCAGCCTCCTCGCCAAGTACCTCACAGTCGAGACCCCGCAGGACGCCGCCACGGCGAGGCCCCCCGACGGCGAGATCCTACACCTGCTGCACCTCTACTACCACTGGTTCCTCCCACCACAAGACGAGGACGCCGCCGTCCCTCCCGCCGGCGGCGACAGCAACAAGatcgccgaggaggaggaggcgttcaACGAGTGGCTGGCCAAGCCCATGGACGAGCGCTTGCCGTGGGTGCTCCCCTCAGCGTCGGAGCTGGAGGACGCCGGCGTCACGTTCCGGGCCAAGAAGTCCCCTCGGAGCCTCGTCGACGTGACGTTCCGCGCCCGCGACGGCGTGCTCGAGATCCCGGCCGTGGAGAGCTACACGAACCGCGCCATGTTCGCGAACCTCCTAGCGTACGAGCAGAGTCGGGGCCGGTGGGAGCTGCAGCGGCTGATGAGCTACGTGGTGCTCATGGCGTCGGTGGCGTCCCACGGGCGGCGCGACGTGGAGATCCTGCAGCGGGCCGGGGTGTTCGTCAAGGGGGACGAGGAGACGGCGGCATTCTACGCGCACCTGGGCGAGCTCTGCggcggtgccgccgccggcacgcCGGGCGTCGCCAACAACTGCTACGCCGACATGTTCCGCGACGTGAGGGGATACTGCGGCCGCAGCTGGAACCGGCACCGCGCCGTGCTCGCTCACGACTACTTCAGCAACCCGTGGACGAGCATGTCAGCCGCCGCCGCTGTGCTCCTGCTCATCCTCACCGTCGTGCAGACTGTATACACCGTGCTGCCGTACTACCACCAATAG